From Puniceicoccus vermicola, one genomic window encodes:
- a CDS encoding NUDIX hydrolase, whose translation MANSSADNEWFDVVDENDRVIGKETRSQVHKKKLLHRAIHVFVFRSDGALYLQKRSATKDTAPNRWVSSCSGHVDSGEDYETAARRELGEELGIDGQNADLEEIQAISAVRETGHEFVRLYQILNYDGPIVPDPEEVSGGAWKQPAEVDAWIDRAPREFSLSFLYLWDLFRKRGE comes from the coding sequence ATGGCGAACTCATCTGCTGACAATGAATGGTTCGACGTGGTCGACGAAAATGACCGCGTCATCGGGAAAGAGACCCGCAGCCAGGTTCACAAAAAGAAGCTGCTTCATCGGGCGATTCACGTCTTTGTCTTTCGCTCCGACGGAGCCCTCTATCTTCAAAAGCGTTCCGCAACGAAAGATACCGCTCCCAATCGGTGGGTGAGTTCCTGCTCGGGTCACGTGGATTCCGGGGAGGATTACGAGACCGCCGCCCGGCGCGAACTCGGCGAAGAGCTGGGAATCGACGGCCAAAACGCCGATCTCGAGGAAATCCAAGCCATCTCCGCCGTTCGCGAGACTGGCCACGAGTTTGTTCGCCTCTACCAGATTCTCAATTACGACGGCCCAATCGTCCCGGATCCGGAAGAAGTTTCAGGAGGCGCATGGAAACAACCCGCGGAGGTCGATGCATGGATCGACCGGGCTCCGCGAGAATTTTCTCTCTCGTTTCTCTATCTCTGGGACTTGTTTCGCAAGCGAGGCGAGTAA